The following DNA comes from Longimicrobium sp..
CATCCACAATCCGAGACGACACCGAGGCCTCGGCTACCGTGACCGCTGCCGCGCCCCGGCTGAAAGGCATCCGCGGTTAGATCCTTCGGCCCGCGTGGTCTGGATCGCGGGCAGGTTCGGCGCACCTGGGCCTCAGGATGACAAACGTTTGCGCGCCAACGGTTTGAATGTGCAACCGCCCTGGTGTGTACCCCCTCTCCCACGCTGTTTGTGGGAGAGGGTGGCACGCGTGTCAGCGCGGCCGGGTGAGGGCCCCACGGCAGCCGAGGCCTCCGCTACCGTGACCGCTGCCGCGCCCGGCTGAAAAGCGTCCGCGGTTAGATCCTTCGGCCCGCGTGGTCTTGGGCACGGGCAGGTTCGGCGCGCCTGGGCCTCAGGATGACAGGACTTTGTGGCTCTCGACGAATCGCCATCCGCACTTTCGCACTTTTGCACTTTCGCACTTTCGCACTTTCGCACTCTCGCATCAAAAAAACCGGCCGCCGGGGCATCCCCCGGCGGCCGGCTCTCGCATCCAGCCCGAACGATCAGGGCCCGACCACGCTGGGCGGCTGCTGCATCTCCTGCTCCTGCTGCGGCTTCTGCCGCAGGCGCGGCGTCTGGCCGTAGTTGTAGCTGAACGTCAGGTACGCGGCGCGCCCGCCGAAGCGGCGCTCGCTGAACTGGTCGTACAGCGGCGCGTGGGTGCTCATCGAGAAGCCCATCCGGTTGAGCGGGTCCTGCACGCGCAGCGACAGGCTGGCGCGCTCGCCCATCAGCTTCTGGCGCACGGAGAAGCTCGACATCACCATGCTCCCCATCCGCCCCTGCTCCACGTCCATCGGCGCGCGGTAGAACAGCATTCCCTGCACGTCCAGCCGCGGCGTGACCTGGTAGGTGCCGCTCATGCGCGCCGACCAGCCGATGGCGTCGCTGGAAAGCTCCTCGCCCAGGCTGCCCGCGTCCGTCACCGTGCGGAAGGCGCTGAAGCTGGCGAAGCCGTTCACCTTGCCGCGGCGCACCGAGGTGTTCAGGTCCAGCCCGTACGAGTCGTTGGTATCCAGGTTCCGGAAGCTCACCAGCAGCGTGTCGCCGCGCACCTCGCGGATGCGGCGGATGGCGTTCTCGGTGCGGCGGAAGAACGGCGTCACCTGCACCGAGCCGGTGCCGAACGAGTGCTGGTAGCCCATCTCCAGCGCGTGCGTGTACTCCGGCTCCAGGTCGGGGTTGCCGGTAAAGCGGTTGCGCGGGTCTTCGTTGAACGAGAACGGGTTCAGCATGCGCGTGTCGGGGCGCTGGATGCGCCGCGAGTAGCTGAGGCGCACCTGCCGCTGCTCGTCCAGGTTCAGCGCCACCAGGCCGCTGGGAAACCAGCTCCAGTAGTCCTTGGGATAGCTTTCGCCCGTGCCCAGGCTGAAGTCGCGGCTGGTGTACTCGCCGCGCAGCCCCGCCTGCGTCTGCACGCTCCCGAAGCCGCGGCTGAGCACGGCGTAGCCCGCGTTCACGTTCTCGTCGTAGTCGAAGGCGCTGGTGCCTAGGGTGTACCACCCGCCGTCGTCGGACGAGCGCAGCATCGACTGCTCGTTGTCGAGCATCCGCAGCGTGCCCTTGTAGCCCGTTTCCAGCTTGAAGCCCGCCAGCGGACGCGTGTAGTCGGCCTGCAGCGTCAGGTTGCGGGTGACGGCCTCGTTCTCCTGGCCGCTGCGCGGGTTGATGGCGGCGGCCCCGTTCAGCAGCGTCTCGTCCGTGACGCTCGACATCTCGTTCTGCGAGCGGTTGAAGCGCAGCTCGGCGCTGAGCTCGTTCTGCTGAGGCTGCACCGTGTGCTTGAACGAGAGCGAGCCGTCCGCCGTGAAGTCGCTGTTCTCGTTGTCCGTCACCCCGCGCGTTTCCTGGACGATCCCTCCCGACGCGCTGCGGCGGACGTACCGGTTGTCGGCGTCGGCGTCGAAGGCGCCGCGGCTCAGGAGCACGCTGGACGACAGCACGTCACGCGCGCCCAGGCGCAGGTCGGCGCTGCCGTTGAACAGGTGCGACTGCATGTTGAACTCGCCGCCGTTCCGCTGGTCGGTGATGTAGTCCAGCTGGCGGCTGATGGAATCGGCGTACGCGGAGATGGTGTTGAAGCCGCGGTTCTGGCGCTCGTCGCGGCGCAGGCCGTAGTTGCCGAACAGTGTCAGCGCGCCGGCCTGGTATCCCACGTTGCCCGAGCCGTTGAAGCGGCCGCCGGTGCCCACGCCCGCCTGCAGGCCGTAGCTGAGCCCCAGGTCGGCGTTCTGCTTGAGCACGATGTTCACGATCCCCGCCATCCCCTCGGGCTCGTACTTGGCCGAGGGATTGGGGATCACCTCCACGTTCTCCACCACGTTGGCGGGCAGCTGCTGCAGGAAGGCCGCGAGCTGGTCGCCGCGCATGGGGGTGGGGCGGCCGTTCACCTGCACGGCCACGTTCTGGTTGCCGCGCAGGCTCACGCGGCCCTCCTGGTCCACCTCTACCGCGGGAATGTTGCGGAGCACGTCCACCGCGCTGCCGCCCGCCGTGGGCAGATCCGCCGCGCGGTAGGTGTTGCGGTCGGCGGCCATGCCCGTGGTCTGCCGCTCGGCCGAAACGGTGACGCCTTCCAGCAGCAGCGCGCCCTCGTTCATGCGGATGGTGCCCAGGTTGGCCTCGCGGGCCTGCGGCGACACGGCCACGACGGCGCTGGTCGCGGTGGCGAAGCCCAGCGAGCTCACCTTCACGAAGTACGAACCCGGCCGTAGCCCATCCACGCGAAAGGCCCCGTTGCCGCGGGTGACGGCGCCGGTCACCAGGGTGCTGTCCGCCGCGCTCCACACGGCCACCTGCGCCGAGCCCAGCGGCTTGCCGGCCGGGTCGGTGACCGTGCCCAGGAGCACGCCGCCCTGCTGCTGGCCGGGGGCGCCTCCGGGCCGCATGCCTCCGGGGGCGCCGCCGGCGGGGGGCGGCCCCGCGGGCCGGGTCTGCGCGGCTGCAGGCACCGCCGCCAGGGCCAGGGCCAAAAGGGATCTACCAAGCGCGTTCATATGTCCGTCGTCCGATGGCGAAGTTTTTCGATCGTGCGTGCGTCCTACAGGTGAATAGACCCCCGCCGCACCCGGATCGTTGGCTCCGCCCCATCCGCGTCCATCCTTTGTCCAACGCACGCAACCCGTTGGCGCACAAGCACAAAGCTCCGGAACCACGTGGATTCCGGAGCATTAGGCTTTGATGAAGCCGTTGTCGTTCCCCCCCGGACCACGGGGGATCACGCGGAGGCGCGGAGGTCGCGGAGGGAAACGACGAAGGGGCTCCTGCAGTTCTCCGCGTTCTCCGCGCCTCCGCGTGAGACCGTTCCGCTCAGCCGATCACACCGAACGCGTGCGGCGCTCCCAGATGTAGTAGACGGGAATGCCCAGCAGCACCAGGATCAGCCCGGAGAAGGAGTACACGGGCTTGGCCACCAGCAGGATGGCCGCAACGGCAAACGCAGAGAACGCGTACAGCGCCGGTACCACGGGGTAGCCGAAGGCCTTGTACGGCCGCGGCAGGTCCGGCTGCTTCCGCCGCAACGAAAACAGGGCGAACATCGTCAGCACGTAAAAGAGCAGCGCCGCGAAGATCACGTAGTCCAGCAGCTGCCCGTAGGTGCCCGTCAGCGTCAGCAGCGCCGTCCACACCCCCTGCGCCACCAGCGCCCACGCGGGAACGCCGTTGCGGTTCAGGTCGCCCGCGCGGGCAAAGAACAGCCCGTCGCGCGCCATGGCGAAGTACACGCGCGCCCCGGCCAGGATCAGCCCGTTGATGCAGCCGAAGGTGCTCACCAGGATGGCGCCCGCCATCAGGTACTGCCCCACCGGGCCGAACATGTGCTCCAGCGCCAGGGTGCCCACCCGCTCCTGCGGCGCGGTCTTGATCTCGTTCAGCGACAGCACCGACAGGTACGCCAGGTTGGCCAGCACGTACAGCACCGTCACCAGCCCCGTCCCCAGCGCCAGCGCCAGCGGCAGGTTGCGCTCCGGCTGCCGCACCTCGGCCGCCGCGAAGGTCACGTTGTTCCACGCGTCCGACGAGAAGAGCGACCCCACCATGGCGCTGCCGAACGCCGTCACGATCAGGGGGATGGCGATGCCCATCACCGACACCGGCGTGCCCCCGGGGGAGCCCTGCCAGAAGTTGCCGAAGTTCTCGGCGATGGCGCCGGCGTTGCGGCCCAGGGTGATGCCCAGCAGGATCAGCGCGGCCAGCGCGCCGGTCTTGGCGATGGTGAACGAGGTCTGGATCCACTTGGCCTCGCGGAGCCCCCGCAGGTTCACCCAGGTGAGCAGCGCGATGATCACGATCCCCACCAGCCGCTGGTTGCTGAGCCCCAGGTCGATGGCGCCGCCCGGCATCTGGATTCCCTTGATGCCCGCGAAAACGTCGGGAGACACCGCGGGAAAGAAGACGCCCAGGAACTTGCTGAAGGCCACCGCCACGGCGGCGATCGTCCCCGTCTGGATGACCATGAACAGCGTCCATCCGTACAGGAACCCGGGCATGCGCCCCAGGCCCTCGCGCAGGAACACGTACTGCCCGCCCGCGTGGGGCATGGCCGCCGCCAGCTCGCCGTAGCTCAGCGCCGCGGCCAGCGTCATCAGCCCCGACGCGACCCACACCGCGATCAGCCCGCCGGCCGAGCCCATGTTGCGGGCGATGTCGGCCGACACGATGAAGATGCCCGAGCCGATCATGGAGCCCGCCACCAGCATCACGGCGTCCAGCAGCGAAAGCCCCTGGCGCAGCCCCGCGTCTTCGGGCGCCCGCCTGGCCGGGGGCACCGTCGTTTCCATCGTGCTCATGTGTGTCGGAGTGCGGGTGGAACGGCAGGAAAAAAGGCCCGGCGGGGGAATCTCTCCCCGCCGGGCCTTTCGTGCAACTGTCGCGGTCAGCGTGCCTGGGTGACCGGCGCCTGGACGGCGGCGGCCACGGCCGGCGCCTCCACCGGCGCGCGCACCTGGGCCTCGCCCTCCAGGCCGGCCGGCGCGCTCACCGCGATGTGCGGCGCGATGACCAGCGAAACGATGGACATCAGCTTGATCAGGATGTTCATCGACGGGCCGGAGGTGTCCTTGAAGGGGTCGCCCACGGTGTCGCCGGTGACGGCGGCCTTGTGCTCGTTGCTCCCCTTGTAGTACACCTTGCCGTCGATGGTGGCGCCCTTCTCGAACGACTTCTTGGCGTTGTCCCACGCGCCGCCGGCGTTGGACTGGAACATCGCCATCAGCACGCCCGACACGGTGACGCCCGCCAGCAGGCCGCCCAGCACCTCGGGCCCCATGGTGAAGCCCACGATCACCGGCACGATGAGCGCGATGGCGCCCGGCACGATCATCTCGCGGATGGCGGCCTGGGTGCTGATGGCCACGCAGCGGCCGTACTCCGGCTGGCCGGTGCCTTCCATGATGCCGGGGATCTCGCGGAACTGGCGGCGAACCTCCTGCACCATGGCCATGGCCGCGCGTCCCACCGCGGCGATGGCGAGCGACGAGAAGATGAACGGGATCATGGCGCCCACGAACAGGCCGGCCAGCACCCGCGCGTTGGAGATGTCGATGACGTCGATCCCCGAGATGCCCATGAAGGCGGCGAAGAGCGCCAGCGACGTGAGCGCGGCCGAGGCGATGGCGAAGCCCTTGCCCGTGGCCGCCGTGGTGTTGCCCACCGCGTCCAGGATGTCGGTGCGCTCGCGCACCTCCTTGGGAAGCTCGCTCATCTCGGCGATGCCGCCCGCGTTGTCGGCGATGGGGCCGAAGGCGTCGATGGCCAGCTGCATGGCCGTCGTCGCCATCATCCCCGCCGCGGCGATGGCCACGCCGTACAGCCCCGCGAACTCGTAGCTGGCGATGATGCCGCCCGCCAGGACGAGGATGGGAAGCGTCGTCGACTCCATCCCCACCGCCAGGCCGCCGATCACGTTGGTGGCGTGGCCGGTGGACGACTGGTTGACGATGGACTGCACCGGGCGGCGGCCCATGGCCGTGTAGTACTCGGTGATCACGCTCATCAGCGCGCCCACCAGCAGCCCCACCGCCACCGCGCCGAACACGCCCATGGGGGTGAACGCCTCGGAGTTGGCGCGCTCCATCTGCATGGACGCGGGAAGCATCCACCGGATCACGAAGAACGAGCCCACGCCGGTGAGCGCGATGGAGGCCCAGTTGCCCAGGTTCAGCGCGCCCTGCACGCTGCCGTTCTCCTTGACCCGCACCATGAGGATGCCGGCGAGCGAGAAGAGGATGCCCAGCCCGGCGATGACCATCGGCAGCAGGATGGGGCTCATTCCCCCGAACTCGTCGCCGGTGGCGATCACCTCGCGGCCCAGCACCATGGTGGCCAGGATGGTGGCCACGTAGCTGCCGAACAGGTCGGCGCCCATGCCCGCCACGTCGCCCACGTTGTCGCCCACGTTGTCGGCGATGGTGGCCGGGTTGCGCGGGTCGTCCTCGGGAATCCCCGCCTCTACCTTGCCCACCAGGTCGGCGCCCACGTCGGCCGCCTTGGTGTAGATGCCGCCGCCCACGCGGGCGAACAGCGCGATGCTCTCGGCGCCCAGCGAAAAGCCGGTGAGCACCTCGAGCGCGCGCTCCATCTCGGGCCCGTTGGCCGAGGCGCCATCCACGAACATCCCGTAGAACAGGATGAACAGGCCGCCCAGCCCCAGCACCGCCAGGCCGGCCACGCCCATGCCCATCACCGACCCGCCGGCGAACGACACGTCGAGGGCCCTGGACAGGCTGGTGCGCGCCGCCTGGGCCGTCCGCACGTTGGCCTTGGTGGCGATGGTCATGCCGATCCAGCCGGCCAGCGCCGAGAACAGGGCGCCCACCAGGAAGGCGCCGATGATCAGCGGGTGCGAGCGCTCGTCGGTGAGGCCCAGGTAGCCCAGGAACAGGGACGCGAGCACCGCGAAGATCACCAGCACGCGGTACTCCGCGAACAGGAATGCGCGCGCACCGTCGGCGATGTGGCCGGCGATGGTGCTCATGCGCTCGTTGCCCGCATCCTGCCGCGTAACCCAGGCGGAGCGCCAGAAGGTGTACAGCAGGGCCAGCAGCCCGAAGGCGGGGATGGCGTAAGCGATCGGTTGCATGCGAAAGGTGTTGAAAGCAATGACAAAAGGACGCGCCCGCGCCGTCCCGCCCCGAGGGCGGCGACGCGAGCACGGAACCTACGGGCGCCGTCGCGCGCGATAGGATCGCGCAAAGCGCCCCGAAACGCAAGCGGCACGGACCGCGAGCTTCATCCGTGCCGCCCGCCGTCCGTTCCCCCAAGCGGCCCTCCAGCTCAGGCCGGGGCTGGCTCCGGGGGCCCGGCGATGGTGATCACCTCGTCGGCGCTCAGGTCGGGCGGCGGCGCCTCGGGGTGAAAGTCGTTCTCCCAGCGCGCCATCACCACCGTCGCCAGGCAGTTGCCCACCAGGTTCACCGTGGTGCGCGCCATGTCCATCAGCTCGTCGACCCCCAGGATCAGCGCCACCGCCTCCAGCGGCAGCCCGAAGCTGGCCAGCGTTCCCGACAGGATCACCAGCGAGGCGCGGGGAACGGCCGCCACCCCTTTGCTGGTGAGCATCAGGGTGAGCATCATCACCATCTGCTCGCTGAACGACATGTGGATGCCCGCGGCCTGGGCGGCGAACACCGAGGCCATCGCCAGGTACAGCGTGGTGCCGTCCAGGTTGAACGAGTAGCCCGTGGGCATCACGAAGGCCACGATGCGCCGCGGCACCCCGATGGCTTCCATGGCCTGCATGGCGCGCGGGAGCGCGGCCTCGGACGACGTGGTGCTGAAGGCGATCAGCGCCGGGTCCTTCACCGCCCGGATGAAGCGCTTGACGGGCACCTTGGCGATCAGCGCCACGGGGAGCAGCACCAGCAGGCCGAAGACGACCAGGGCGCCGTACAGCGTAAGGATCAGCTTGCCCAGGTTCCACAGGATGCCCAGGCCGCTGTGCCCCACCGTCACCGCGATGGCCGCCCCGATGCCGATGGGCGCGTACTTCATCACGATGCCGGTGAACTTGAACATCACCTCCGACAGCCCCTCCAGCGTCCACAGCATCATCTCCTTGGGGCGCCCGCGCACCTGCGAGAGCGCCACCGCGAAGAGGATGGACCAGAACACGATCTGCAGCACCTCGTTCTTGGTCATCGCCTCCACGATGGAAGTGGGCACCACGTGCTCCAGGAACCCGCCCACCGTGAGCCCCTGCGCCGTCTGCCCCATCTCCTGGGCCTTGCTGGCGTCGGCGCCGGCCAGCACCACGCCCACGCCCGGCCTGGTGAGGTTCACCGCCGCCAGGCCGATGAACAGCGCCAGGGTGGTGACGATCTCGAAGTAGATGAGCGACTTGAGCGCCAGGCGGCCCACGCGCTTCATGTCGTCGCCGTGCCCGGCGATGCCCATGACCAGCGTGGCGAAGATGATGGGCGCGATGATCGACTTGATCATGCGCAGGAAGATGTTCGACAGCGGCTTCAGCTGCTGCGAGGCTTCAGGGAACGCCCACCCGACCAGCGTGCCGATGACCATCGACAGCAGGATCATCTGGGTGAGGGACGGACGCTTCAGTTTCGCCATCGGGGGTACGGCAGGGGTGGCTTCGCGGGGGCGCCGCGGGCGGATTCAGGAAACTCTGGCCGGGTACGAAGGCGCCAAACATGCCCCCTCGGCCGCGTGCCGTCAACCGGGTGGGGCGACGGAAGCCGCGGCAACGAAGGCGTCAGTTGCGGCCGGGCGGGGGGTCGGCATGGCGCGCCACTTCGCGGGGACGCACCACCTCTACCTCGCCCCGGCCCGTGGAGCCGCCGGTGAGCGCCGCCACCGCCATGCCGTCGAAGGTGACCATGGCCACGCAGAGCGCCCCCGCCTCGCGCAGGCGGCGCTCGGCCGGGCAGTGATACGGGGCGACGACGTAGCGGCCGTGCAGCAGGAACACGCCCGAAACGGGGAGGGTTCCCTTGGCCCACGAGATGTCGCCGGCGCGGTCTTCGTAGTGGCTGGGAAACTCGTCCTGGTCCAGCAGGTCGCTTCGCATTCGGTGGTTCTCGGCGGATTTTCCGGTGCGCGCCCGGCTCGCGGCGCGCTCGCGTGGTGGTACGCCGCAGGCGGGCGGGTGTGCCCGGGGAAGTGCGTGAGTGCGGGAGTGCGGGAGTGCGGGAGTGCGGGAGTCGCCGCGGACGGTCTCCGTTCCCGGAAGAGGACACCGGCACCAGCTGGAGGGGACGCGACAGGGTGCTCCAGGGGCTCCCGCGCCGCGTTCCGCACGGTTTCGTGCACGTCGCAAGGGGCGTGTGGCTCGGTCTCCGCCCGGCCCCGAGAGCCCGGATGTGCGGAGATTCCCATTCGGGAACGCGCATCGTTCCCAAACGGTAACGCAGACCCTCTCCCGAGGCTTGAAAAAACGGGATAAGTCGTTTATTATCAAGCACCTGCACAACATGCGACCCTCGGCACGGGCGTTGCCCTTACACAGGCCAGCCAGCCTCGAATCGACCGGCCGTGATTCATCGGACGGATCTGAACGTCGCGGGACGCACATTCAACCTCTCAGGAGCCACAAATGGAGAAGCTCAGCCTGGCCGCGGCCGCTCTCCTTATCGCCGCCGCTCCCTCCATGGCCCATGCCCAGGCCGAAGGCCAGATCAACGCCAGCGCCACCATCGGCCAGGTGCTCGCCTTCGACAACACCACGGCCAAGGCCATCTCGTTCGGCACGCTGACGCCCGACCAGACCGCCGCCGTGTCGGCCGCCGGATACATTCCGCTGAAGCACAACGTGGCCGTGCAGATCTGGTTCAACGCCCTGCCCAGCCTGAGCGACGGCACCGCCACGCTCACGACCACGTACGCGTGCTCGGTTTCGGCCACGACCACCGCCGGCACCTTCGGCACCTGCCCCACGGCGCAGTCCGACGTTTCGGCGATCTCGTCGCAGTTCTACCAGACCACCACCGGCGGCGTGGCCACCAACTACGTGCACGTGCGCGCCACGCTGGGCCAGACGGTGATCAACAACGCGGCGCCCGGCCTGTACTCGGCCACGGTCGAGGTGCGCGCGGCCAAGTCGACCATCTGAAGCGGATGGCGCGGCGCCCCCGGCTGAGCATGCGTGCGCGGGGAGGCATCGGCCTCCTTGCGCTCGCGCTTGCCGCGGGGCTGCCGGGCACCATTGCGGCGCAGGCCGCGGCGTCCCCGGAGGTCGTTCTCCTGCGGGGACGCCAGCTCGTTTTCGGATCCCTGATCCCCGGCGTCCCGGAGCGCGTTTCCGTGACGGATGCCGGGCGGCGGGCGGAGCTGGTGATCGAGGGCTCGGGAACGGTGGAGCTCATGCTGCTGCTTCCCCCCGAGCTGCAGTCGCCCGACGGCGGCCGCATTCCCCTGCGGTTCGCCTTGGGCGACGCCGCGGTGCTGGGCCCCGGCTCGGTCGAGGCCTCGCCCTTCGATCCCCACCGCGCCGTTACCATCACCCTGCACCCCGAGCGCGGGCCCACGCGCATCCTTCTCGGCGGCACGGCTGTCGCGGGAGACGGGCACCTGGGCGGCAGCTACTCGGCCACCATCTCGGTGGCGATCGTGCAGACGGTCAGTTGAGCGGGATCCCAGCAAGGTGGTACCCATGACGAACGGACAGGCGATGCGGAGCGGACGGATCAAGGCGATGGTGAGCGGGCTGGTGCTTCTGCTGGCGGCGTGCTGGGCCACGCCGGCCGCGGCGGTGTCGGTGAGCCCCATCGCCCTGTACCTGGACCAGACCACCCGCACCGGCACGCTCACCCTGTACAACTCGGGGGCGCTTCCGGAAGAGGTGGAGATCGGCTTCGCCTTCGGCTACCCCGTGTCAGACTCGGCGGGCAACGTGAGCGTGCCCCTGTTCGACACCGCCGCGGCGGGCGAGCCGTCGGCCGTGGAGTGGATGCGCGCCTTTCCCCGGCGCCTGCGCCTGGAGGCGGGGCAGCGGCAGGTGGTGCGCGTGATGGCGCAGCCCCCCGCGGGGCTGGCCAACGGCGAGTACTGGGCGCGGGTGCTGGTGCGCTCGCGCGGCGGACAGCCGCCCATCGAGCAGACGCAGGGGGCGGTGACCCTCCAGTTGAACGTGGAGACGGTGGTCGTCGCCGCGGCGGTGTACCGCAACGGGCCCGTCACCACCTCCGTCGGCGTGCAGGCCCCCGTGGCCGTGCGCACCCCGGAAGGCGTACGGCTGCAGCTGGACCTTGCCCGCGAGGGGAGCGCGGCGTACCTGGGACGCATCCGGGCCGAGCTGCTGGCTCCCGGCGGCGACGTCGTGGCCGAGGCGAGCGACGAGGTCGCCGTCTATCACCAGATGCGGCGCCGCCTGGTCATTCCCTTCACTGGGACGCTGGGCGCCGGATACCGGGTGCGCTACACGGTAGAAACGGAGCGGCCGGATCTGCCGCCCGGCGGCGTGCTGAAGGCCCCGAACGTGTCCGCGACCATTCCCGTGAGCTGACCGAGCCGAATGCGCCTGCGTGCCGCCCTCCTGCTGCTCTGTGCAGCCGCCCTGGCCTTGCCGGGGCGGCTGTCCGCGCAGTCGACGGGGCAGCTGCAGGCCACCCTGTTCCTGCTGGAGAAGCCCCTTTCCGCCACGGGCACCCGCACCCTGCAGTTCGGCGTCGTCGTTCCCGGAGTGGCGGCGACGGTGCAGCCGCGCACGCCGCAGTCGGGCGAGTGGCGCCTGGGGGGCGTGCAGGGCAAGCGCTTCATCGACATCAGCTTCGCGCTTCCCGCGGCGCTGGTGAGCGCCGACGGCACCACGCTTCCCATCAGCTTCAACGGCGTGTACGCCGGGGCGTGCGAGATCTACAACGGGGCGTGCGACGCCCGCACGTTCGAGACGTGGAACCCCACCACGACCCTCTTCCCCACCGCGTACCGCCTGCTGGCCGAGCGCTTCCAGCCGGGGCGCCTGCGCTACAACACCGACCAGATCTCCATCTACATCGGCGGACGGGTTACGCCCTCCGCCACGCAGCGGCCGGGGGTGTACACCGCCACGGTCACCGTCTACGCCGTCCCCTCCAAGAACTGACGCCTCCATGCTCCCCCTGCGGTTGCGGGGCGGATGCCGGGGCCCGGTGCTTTCGCTCGTCCTCGCGTTCTCCCTTCTCCTTACAGCGCGTGTAGCGGCCCAGGAACTCCCCTCCGGATACGAGCAGGGGCT
Coding sequences within:
- a CDS encoding APC family permease, which encodes MSTMETTVPPARRAPEDAGLRQGLSLLDAVMLVAGSMIGSGIFIVSADIARNMGSAGGLIAVWVASGLMTLAAALSYGELAAAMPHAGGQYVFLREGLGRMPGFLYGWTLFMVIQTGTIAAVAVAFSKFLGVFFPAVSPDVFAGIKGIQMPGGAIDLGLSNQRLVGIVIIALLTWVNLRGLREAKWIQTSFTIAKTGALAALILLGITLGRNAGAIAENFGNFWQGSPGGTPVSVMGIAIPLIVTAFGSAMVGSLFSSDAWNNVTFAAAEVRQPERNLPLALALGTGLVTVLYVLANLAYLSVLSLNEIKTAPQERVGTLALEHMFGPVGQYLMAGAILVSTFGCINGLILAGARVYFAMARDGLFFARAGDLNRNGVPAWALVAQGVWTALLTLTGTYGQLLDYVIFAALLFYVLTMFALFSLRRKQPDLPRPYKAFGYPVVPALYAFSAFAVAAILLVAKPVYSFSGLILVLLGIPVYYIWERRTRSV
- a CDS encoding TonB-dependent receptor domain-containing protein; the protein is MRPGGAPGQQQGGVLLGTVTDPAGKPLGSAQVAVWSAADSTLVTGAVTRGNGAFRVDGLRPGSYFVKVSSLGFATATSAVVAVSPQAREANLGTIRMNEGALLLEGVTVSAERQTTGMAADRNTYRAADLPTAGGSAVDVLRNIPAVEVDQEGRVSLRGNQNVAVQVNGRPTPMRGDQLAAFLQQLPANVVENVEVIPNPSAKYEPEGMAGIVNIVLKQNADLGLSYGLQAGVGTGGRFNGSGNVGYQAGALTLFGNYGLRRDERQNRGFNTISAYADSISRQLDYITDQRNGGEFNMQSHLFNGSADLRLGARDVLSSSVLLSRGAFDADADNRYVRRSASGGIVQETRGVTDNENSDFTADGSLSFKHTVQPQQNELSAELRFNRSQNEMSSVTDETLLNGAAAINPRSGQENEAVTRNLTLQADYTRPLAGFKLETGYKGTLRMLDNEQSMLRSSDDGGWYTLGTSAFDYDENVNAGYAVLSRGFGSVQTQAGLRGEYTSRDFSLGTGESYPKDYWSWFPSGLVALNLDEQRQVRLSYSRRIQRPDTRMLNPFSFNEDPRNRFTGNPDLEPEYTHALEMGYQHSFGTGSVQVTPFFRRTENAIRRIREVRGDTLLVSFRNLDTNDSYGLDLNTSVRRGKVNGFASFSAFRTVTDAGSLGEELSSDAIGWSARMSGTYQVTPRLDVQGMLFYRAPMDVEQGRMGSMVMSSFSVRQKLMGERASLSLRVQDPLNRMGFSMSTHAPLYDQFSERRFGGRAAYLTFSYNYGQTPRLRQKPQQEQEMQQPPSVVGP
- a CDS encoding dicarboxylate/amino acid:cation symporter; this translates as MAKLKRPSLTQMILLSMVIGTLVGWAFPEASQQLKPLSNIFLRMIKSIIAPIIFATLVMGIAGHGDDMKRVGRLALKSLIYFEIVTTLALFIGLAAVNLTRPGVGVVLAGADASKAQEMGQTAQGLTVGGFLEHVVPTSIVEAMTKNEVLQIVFWSILFAVALSQVRGRPKEMMLWTLEGLSEVMFKFTGIVMKYAPIGIGAAIAVTVGHSGLGILWNLGKLILTLYGALVVFGLLVLLPVALIAKVPVKRFIRAVKDPALIAFSTTSSEAALPRAMQAMEAIGVPRRIVAFVMPTGYSFNLDGTTLYLAMASVFAAQAAGIHMSFSEQMVMMLTLMLTSKGVAAVPRASLVILSGTLASFGLPLEAVALILGVDELMDMARTTVNLVGNCLATVVMARWENDFHPEAPPPDLSADEVITIAGPPEPAPA
- a CDS encoding sodium-translocating pyrophosphatase, whose amino-acid sequence is MQPIAYAIPAFGLLALLYTFWRSAWVTRQDAGNERMSTIAGHIADGARAFLFAEYRVLVIFAVLASLFLGYLGLTDERSHPLIIGAFLVGALFSALAGWIGMTIATKANVRTAQAARTSLSRALDVSFAGGSVMGMGVAGLAVLGLGGLFILFYGMFVDGASANGPEMERALEVLTGFSLGAESIALFARVGGGIYTKAADVGADLVGKVEAGIPEDDPRNPATIADNVGDNVGDVAGMGADLFGSYVATILATMVLGREVIATGDEFGGMSPILLPMVIAGLGILFSLAGILMVRVKENGSVQGALNLGNWASIALTGVGSFFVIRWMLPASMQMERANSEAFTPMGVFGAVAVGLLVGALMSVITEYYTAMGRRPVQSIVNQSSTGHATNVIGGLAVGMESTTLPILVLAGGIIASYEFAGLYGVAIAAAGMMATTAMQLAIDAFGPIADNAGGIAEMSELPKEVRERTDILDAVGNTTAATGKGFAIASAALTSLALFAAFMGISGIDVIDISNARVLAGLFVGAMIPFIFSSLAIAAVGRAAMAMVQEVRRQFREIPGIMEGTGQPEYGRCVAISTQAAIREMIVPGAIALIVPVIVGFTMGPEVLGGLLAGVTVSGVLMAMFQSNAGGAWDNAKKSFEKGATIDGKVYYKGSNEHKAAVTGDTVGDPFKDTSGPSMNILIKLMSIVSLVIAPHIAVSAPAGLEGEAQVRAPVEAPAVAAAVQAPVTQAR